The window ACGCACAGGGCCCCGATGCCCGCGGAGCGGGCGTGGGCCCGCTCGCGGTCGGCGCCGTTCACAGCCGGTCCAGCAGGGCCGCGGCCATCGCGCGGGCATGCGAGAGGCGCTCGCCGTCGCCCTCCAGCCCGGCGCGGGCCATCGCGCCCTCCAGGAGGAAGGCGAGGTGCTCGGCCGTGGTCCGCGCCTCGTCGGGGCGGTCGGGCAGCAGCTCCTCCAGGTGGCCGGCGATCAGCAGCTCGACCTCCTCCTTGTGCGCTCGGACCACGCTCCGACCCTCGTCCCCGGCCGGGAGCTCGGCGGCGGCGTTGAGCAGCCCGCAGCCGCGGAACCCGTGCGTGTAGGCGAAGGCGGCGTGGTCGGCGTACGCGTCGAACACCGCGAGAACGCCCTCACGAGCGCCGTCCGCGTGCTCCAGGCGCGCCCGGTAGAGGCCGAGCCACTCCTCGTGCCGGGCATCGAGGTAGGAACGGACCAGGTCGGACTTGGAGGAGAAGTTGTTGTACAGACTCATCTTCGCCACGCCCGCCTCGGCGGTGATCGTGTCGATGCCGGTCGCGGCCACACCGTCGGCGTAGAAGCGACGGGCCGCCGCCTCCAGAATCCGCCGCCGGGCGGGACGGGGACGGCCCCGCCCGCTGCCTGCCGTATTCGCGTCGGTCTCGCTCATCGCCATCCAAAACTAGGTAGGTCGGTCTACCCATAGTAGAGGATCGTCGGAGCACCTCAACCGCACCGGCTGTGTGTTCGTGTCCATGGCCAGGACTCTGGGGACTCACTGCTGGGCGGGGTTCTGGTATCGCGGGGCGAGTGTGCTGGTGGACGAGGAGCGGAGCCCGAATTCCGCCGCGGCGATGCGATCCACCGCCTCGCCGTCGACCAGTCCGGGCACGCACACGACCTCGCCGGTTTCCAGGGCCCTGAGCGAAGCGGTCACCACGTCCTCGACGGGCATGCCTCCGTCGTCGTGCACTCGCGCTGCATCACCGGCTACCGGATCCTGGCCCTGGGTGAGATGGAACTCGGTTGCCGTCAGCCCGGGGCACAGCACCTGGACACGGACCGGCGCACCGTCCAACTCTGCGGCGAGGGTTCGGCTGAAGGTGACTACGTACCCCTTGGTCCCTCCGTAGACCGCCCGCACCGGCAGCGGGTCCGGCGGAAGCGAACCGGCGAAGGCGAGGGTGGAAGCCACGTTCACCACGGTGCCGCGGCCACGTTCCAGCATGCCCGGCACGGCCGCGCGAGCGAGCCGGGTGAGCGCCACCACGTTCACGGCCATCACCTTCTCCAGCAGTGCCGTGTCGGTCTCGGCGAAGGGGCCGTAGCCGTTGATGCCCGCGTTGTTCACCAGCAGCTCGACGTCGTCCTCGGCGGTTCGCCGGGCAACCCGGTCCAGGTCACCGGCATCGCCCAGATCCGCGACGACGGTTTCCACTCGTACGTCGTGCCGCCCGGTCAGCTCTGCGGCGAGTGCGCGCAGACGCTCTGCGCGACGCGCCACCAGCACCAGATCGTGACCAGCCGCGGCGAGGCGACGTGCGTAGGCCGCACCGATGCCCGAGGAGGCACCGGTCACGATGGCTGTTCCCCTGGCGGGAAGGGATTCGGGATGGATCGTCATGAAGTCCTCCTTGTATTTCGCGATTCGCCGTATTTCGTGATTCGACGTTTTCGTGATTCGACTACGCGGTGGTGTGGCGCTCGATTTCGGCAGTGATGATCTGCAGGGCCTCGGCGATGCGGTCGTGGTGGGTGCGGTGGGAGACCACGCACACGCGCAGGGTGTAGCGGCCGTCGACCACCGTGCTGGAGAGCACGATGCGCCGGTGGCCGTTGATCCGCTCCAGCAGTCGGCGGCCGGCTTCGTCCGCCCGCTCGGCGGCGGCCCGGCTGCCGTCGGCGGGGCGGATGCGGAAGATGACGGTGGACAGGTCCGGGCGCTGCGGGACCTCCAGCTCCGCGACGCCGGACAGCGT of the Streptomyces koelreuteriae genome contains:
- a CDS encoding SDR family NAD(P)-dependent oxidoreductase, which translates into the protein MTIHPESLPARGTAIVTGASSGIGAAYARRLAAAGHDLVLVARRAERLRALAAELTGRHDVRVETVVADLGDAGDLDRVARRTAEDDVELLVNNAGINGYGPFAETDTALLEKVMAVNVVALTRLARAAVPGMLERGRGTVVNVASTLAFAGSLPPDPLPVRAVYGGTKGYVVTFSRTLAAELDGAPVRVQVLCPGLTATEFHLTQGQDPVAGDAARVHDDGGMPVEDVVTASLRALETGEVVCVPGLVDGEAVDRIAAAEFGLRSSSTSTLAPRYQNPAQQ
- a CDS encoding TetR/AcrR family transcriptional regulator, translated to MSETDANTAGSGRGRPRPARRRILEAAARRFYADGVAATGIDTITAEAGVAKMSLYNNFSSKSDLVRSYLDARHEEWLGLYRARLEHADGAREGVLAVFDAYADHAAFAYTHGFRGCGLLNAAAELPAGDEGRSVVRAHKEEVELLIAGHLEELLPDRPDEARTTAEHLAFLLEGAMARAGLEGDGERLSHARAMAAALLDRL